A region from the Candidatus Omnitrophota bacterium genome encodes:
- a CDS encoding alpha/beta fold hydrolase, with product MIIFSLKEDSGKNLDTQDASLFLKGGDDLVLLIHGLTGTPREMYYIARALNEKGYSVKIPRLLNHDKSLFALRRTSWQELYAAIREEFLKADSQYKNIFVGGLSFGALLAIKLAHEFPERVKAVNSFSVILFFDGWNAPRIKMFLHPVFATPLKYWFYFKEGYPYGLKNKRLRSRVEAYCENSEWDDYSEAHLYGYPVIPIACMHQNYLLAKHIMRRLGKITVPIQILQAKEDDVTSPKSSKYIYDHIGSKDKQMKFFENSYHIITADQERDKVAETTVSFFDKYK from the coding sequence ATGATAATTTTTTCGCTTAAAGAAGACTCCGGTAAAAACCTCGATACTCAGGACGCAAGCCTGTTTCTTAAAGGCGGCGATGATCTCGTGCTCCTGATCCACGGACTTACCGGCACTCCAAGAGAGATGTATTATATCGCGCGCGCCTTAAACGAAAAAGGCTACTCCGTAAAAATTCCGCGTCTTCTAAACCACGATAAGTCACTTTTTGCTCTCAGGCGTACAAGCTGGCAGGAGCTCTACGCTGCCATAAGAGAAGAATTCTTAAAAGCCGATTCCCAGTATAAGAATATATTTGTAGGCGGCCTTTCGTTCGGGGCGCTTCTTGCCATTAAACTTGCCCATGAATTTCCCGAGAGGGTGAAGGCAGTAAATTCTTTTTCCGTGATCCTATTTTTCGACGGATGGAACGCGCCGCGGATAAAGATGTTTCTTCATCCGGTGTTCGCAACTCCCCTGAAATATTGGTTTTATTTTAAGGAAGGCTATCCTTACGGCCTGAAGAATAAACGGCTGAGAAGCAGGGTAGAGGCCTATTGTGAGAATTCAGAATGGGACGATTATAGCGAGGCCCATCTTTACGGTTACCCGGTGATTCCGATTGCGTGCATGCACCAGAATTATCTCTTGGCGAAGCATATCATGCGGCGATTAGGAAAGATAACGGTGCCTATTCAAATCCTTCAGGCAAAAGAGGACGACGTTACCAGCCCCAAAAGTTCCAAATACATATACGATCATATCGGTTCTAAAGACAAGCAGATGAAATTTTTCGAAAACTCCTACCACATAATCACAGCCGACCAGGAAAGAGATAAGGTGGCAGAGACGACAGTCTCGTTTTTTGATAAATACAAATAG